One Anolis carolinensis isolate JA03-04 chromosome 4, rAnoCar3.1.pri, whole genome shotgun sequence DNA window includes the following coding sequences:
- the fam210b gene encoding protein FAM210B, mitochondrial — MLRLGRPCALRAWLPRSGCSAASTEGRLQVEEPGSTSTTTFGARRHLPPKGHGLLLLLLRPTRAAAEIAWPPSTGIRSYSTGARKDTSTSLGNDHIDPSQEDGKKPNKSQQLKKVFKEYGAVAVAFHVGISLMSLGMFYLAVSSGVDMTAILFKLGFDESLVQSKLAAGTSTFLLAYAVHKLFAPVRISITLVSVPFLVRYFRKIGFFKPPAANP; from the exons ATGCTTCGGCTAGGCCGGCCCTGCGCTCTGCGGGCTTGGCTCCCGCGCTCCGGCTGCTCCGCCGCCTCGACGGAGGGGAGGCTCCAGGTGGAGGAGCCCGGCAGCACCAGCACCACCACCTTCGGGGCTCGCCGCCACCTTCCGCCAAAGGGCCACGGgctgctcctgctgctcctgCGCCCTACACGGGCAGCGGCGGAGATCGCCTGGCCGCCAAGCACCGGGATCCGCTCCTACTCCACCGGGGCCCGGAAG GACACTAGCACATCCCTGGGAAATGATCATATAGATCCCAGCCAAGAGGATGGGAAGAAACCCAACAAATCCCAGCAattgaagaaggtttttaaggaaTACGGAGCTGTAGCAGTGGCATTCCATGTTGGGATTTCATTGATGTCTCTGGGAATGTTCTATTTGGCTGTGTCAAG cGGAGTGGACATGACTGCTATTCTCTTCAAGCTGGGATTTGATGAATCTCTGGTGCAATCCAAGTTAGCTGCCGGGACAAGCACTTTTTTATTGGCATATGCCGTTCACAAACTGTTTGCTCCAGTCCGCATCAGCATCACCTTAGTCTCTGTGCCATTCCTTGTCCGCTATTTCCGGAAGATAGGCTTCTTCAAACCACCAGCTGCAAACCCATGA
- the aurka gene encoding aurora kinase A isoform X3 — MDIHVITARYAFLKQAAAMGGPKRVPVAQNRIHGNKVQTQCVLTATNVPQRVPVQLQKPPIPSSKHSSQLNQHRPTSHVQSTSKSLNTNKATEISQPPSVCGKKPETEVLSDPKTENKNENKGEAKSKSETKRKQWSLDDFEIGRPLGKGKFGNVYLAREKESKFILALKVLFKSQLEKAGVEHQIRREVEIQSHLRHPNIVRLYGYFHDATRVYLILEHAPRGEVYKELQKLSKFDEERTATYMTELADALLYCHSKGVIHRDIKPENLLLGSKGELKIADFGWSVHAPSSRRSTLCGTLDYLPPEMIEGRTHDEKVDLWSLGVLCYEFLVGKPPFEAETYQETYRAISKVNYKFPPFVSEGARDLISKLLKHNPFHRLPLEEVLKHPWVNASKSPRHTIAEDIGATTTTTSTTTKMQS; from the exons ATGGACATCCATGTCATCACAGCAAG GTATGCTTTTCTAAAACAGGCAGCTGCGATGGGTGGTCCAAAGCGTGTTCCCGTGGCCCAGAACAGGATACATGGAAATAAGGTTCAAACACAATGTGTTCTAACGGCTACAAATGTTCCTCAGAGAGTTCCTGTCCAACTACAAAAACCTCCTATCCCAAGTTCAAAACACTCCAGCCAGCTAAATCAGCACCGGCCAACATCTCATGTTCAGTCAACCTCAAAAAGTCTAAACACCAACAAAGCCACAGAAATTTCTCAACCACCTTCAGTGTGTG GAAAAAAACCTGAAACAGAAGTTTTGTCAGATCCGAAGACTGAAAACAAGAATGAGAATAAAGGAGAAGCAAAGTCAAAAAGTGAAACAAAAAG gaAACAGTGGTCGCTGGATGATTTTGAAATTGGACGTCCCTTGGGTAAAGGGAAATTTGGGAATGTGTACCTTGCTCGTGAAAAAGAGAGCAAGTTCATCCTGGCATTGAAAGTCTTGTTTAAATCACAATTGGAAAAAGCAGGAGTTGAACATCAGATTCGCCGAGAGGTGGAAATACAGTCCCATCTTCG GCATCCCAATATCGTTAGGTTATATGGCTACTTCCATGATGCAACAAGAGTCTACCTGATCCTTGAGCATGCACCTCGAGGGGAAGTATACAAAGAACTCCAAAAGCtttccaaatttgatgaggaGCGAACAGCTACT TATATGACTGAACTGGCTGATGCTCTATTGTATTGTCACTCGAAAGGAGTAATTCATAGGGACATAAAGCCTGAGAACCTACTGCTGGGATCAAAAGGAGAGCTAAAAATTGCTGACTTTGGATGGTCTGTGCATGCTCCATCCTCTAG GAGGTCAACTCTGTGTGGTACGCTTGACTACTTGCCACCGGAAATGATTGAGGGGAGAACACATGATGAAAAGGTAGACCTGTGGAGCCTTGGTGTCCTGTGCTATGAGTTTCTGGTTGGAAAGCCTCCTTTTGAGGCTGAGACATACCAGGAAACATACCGAGCTATTTCAAAG gtCAACTACAAGTTTCCTCCTTTCGTATCAGAAGGTGCGCGGGATCTGATTTCGAAGCTTCTGAAACATAATCCATTCCACAGATTGCCACTGGAAGAGGTGTTAAAACATCCATGGGTAAATGCCTCAAAATCTCCTAGGCATACAATAGCTGAAGACATTGgagctactactactaccaccagcACGACCACCAAAATGCAGTCGTAG
- the aurka gene encoding aurora kinase A isoform X1, which translates to MIDQSQRGNGLKGVEGGGSRFEFKRSSELCGAIMEKIGKENLNGHPCHHSKAAAMGGPKRVPVAQNRIHGNKVQTQCVLTATNVPQRVPVQLQKPPIPSSKHSSQLNQHRPTSHVQSTSKSLNTNKATEISQPPSVCGKKPETEVLSDPKTENKNENKGEAKSKSETKRKQWSLDDFEIGRPLGKGKFGNVYLAREKESKFILALKVLFKSQLEKAGVEHQIRREVEIQSHLRHPNIVRLYGYFHDATRVYLILEHAPRGEVYKELQKLSKFDEERTATYMTELADALLYCHSKGVIHRDIKPENLLLGSKGELKIADFGWSVHAPSSRRSTLCGTLDYLPPEMIEGRTHDEKVDLWSLGVLCYEFLVGKPPFEAETYQETYRAISKVNYKFPPFVSEGARDLISKLLKHNPFHRLPLEEVLKHPWVNASKSPRHTIAEDIGATTTTTSTTTKMQS; encoded by the exons ATGATTGACCAATCGCAGCGCGGGAACGGTTTAAAGGGCGTTGAAGGAGGCGGGAGCAGGTTTGAATTCAAACGTTCGTCGGAGTTGTGTGGAG CAATAATGGAAAAAATAGGAAAAGAGAACTTGAATGGACATCCATGTCATCACAGCAAG GCAGCTGCGATGGGTGGTCCAAAGCGTGTTCCCGTGGCCCAGAACAGGATACATGGAAATAAGGTTCAAACACAATGTGTTCTAACGGCTACAAATGTTCCTCAGAGAGTTCCTGTCCAACTACAAAAACCTCCTATCCCAAGTTCAAAACACTCCAGCCAGCTAAATCAGCACCGGCCAACATCTCATGTTCAGTCAACCTCAAAAAGTCTAAACACCAACAAAGCCACAGAAATTTCTCAACCACCTTCAGTGTGTG GAAAAAAACCTGAAACAGAAGTTTTGTCAGATCCGAAGACTGAAAACAAGAATGAGAATAAAGGAGAAGCAAAGTCAAAAAGTGAAACAAAAAG gaAACAGTGGTCGCTGGATGATTTTGAAATTGGACGTCCCTTGGGTAAAGGGAAATTTGGGAATGTGTACCTTGCTCGTGAAAAAGAGAGCAAGTTCATCCTGGCATTGAAAGTCTTGTTTAAATCACAATTGGAAAAAGCAGGAGTTGAACATCAGATTCGCCGAGAGGTGGAAATACAGTCCCATCTTCG GCATCCCAATATCGTTAGGTTATATGGCTACTTCCATGATGCAACAAGAGTCTACCTGATCCTTGAGCATGCACCTCGAGGGGAAGTATACAAAGAACTCCAAAAGCtttccaaatttgatgaggaGCGAACAGCTACT TATATGACTGAACTGGCTGATGCTCTATTGTATTGTCACTCGAAAGGAGTAATTCATAGGGACATAAAGCCTGAGAACCTACTGCTGGGATCAAAAGGAGAGCTAAAAATTGCTGACTTTGGATGGTCTGTGCATGCTCCATCCTCTAG GAGGTCAACTCTGTGTGGTACGCTTGACTACTTGCCACCGGAAATGATTGAGGGGAGAACACATGATGAAAAGGTAGACCTGTGGAGCCTTGGTGTCCTGTGCTATGAGTTTCTGGTTGGAAAGCCTCCTTTTGAGGCTGAGACATACCAGGAAACATACCGAGCTATTTCAAAG gtCAACTACAAGTTTCCTCCTTTCGTATCAGAAGGTGCGCGGGATCTGATTTCGAAGCTTCTGAAACATAATCCATTCCACAGATTGCCACTGGAAGAGGTGTTAAAACATCCATGGGTAAATGCCTCAAAATCTCCTAGGCATACAATAGCTGAAGACATTGgagctactactactaccaccagcACGACCACCAAAATGCAGTCGTAG
- the aurka gene encoding aurora kinase A isoform X2, whose product MEKIGKENLNGHPCHHSKAAAMGGPKRVPVAQNRIHGNKVQTQCVLTATNVPQRVPVQLQKPPIPSSKHSSQLNQHRPTSHVQSTSKSLNTNKATEISQPPSVCGKKPETEVLSDPKTENKNENKGEAKSKSETKRKQWSLDDFEIGRPLGKGKFGNVYLAREKESKFILALKVLFKSQLEKAGVEHQIRREVEIQSHLRHPNIVRLYGYFHDATRVYLILEHAPRGEVYKELQKLSKFDEERTATYMTELADALLYCHSKGVIHRDIKPENLLLGSKGELKIADFGWSVHAPSSRRSTLCGTLDYLPPEMIEGRTHDEKVDLWSLGVLCYEFLVGKPPFEAETYQETYRAISKVNYKFPPFVSEGARDLISKLLKHNPFHRLPLEEVLKHPWVNASKSPRHTIAEDIGATTTTTSTTTKMQS is encoded by the exons ATGGAAAAAATAGGAAAAGAGAACTTGAATGGACATCCATGTCATCACAGCAAG GCAGCTGCGATGGGTGGTCCAAAGCGTGTTCCCGTGGCCCAGAACAGGATACATGGAAATAAGGTTCAAACACAATGTGTTCTAACGGCTACAAATGTTCCTCAGAGAGTTCCTGTCCAACTACAAAAACCTCCTATCCCAAGTTCAAAACACTCCAGCCAGCTAAATCAGCACCGGCCAACATCTCATGTTCAGTCAACCTCAAAAAGTCTAAACACCAACAAAGCCACAGAAATTTCTCAACCACCTTCAGTGTGTG GAAAAAAACCTGAAACAGAAGTTTTGTCAGATCCGAAGACTGAAAACAAGAATGAGAATAAAGGAGAAGCAAAGTCAAAAAGTGAAACAAAAAG gaAACAGTGGTCGCTGGATGATTTTGAAATTGGACGTCCCTTGGGTAAAGGGAAATTTGGGAATGTGTACCTTGCTCGTGAAAAAGAGAGCAAGTTCATCCTGGCATTGAAAGTCTTGTTTAAATCACAATTGGAAAAAGCAGGAGTTGAACATCAGATTCGCCGAGAGGTGGAAATACAGTCCCATCTTCG GCATCCCAATATCGTTAGGTTATATGGCTACTTCCATGATGCAACAAGAGTCTACCTGATCCTTGAGCATGCACCTCGAGGGGAAGTATACAAAGAACTCCAAAAGCtttccaaatttgatgaggaGCGAACAGCTACT TATATGACTGAACTGGCTGATGCTCTATTGTATTGTCACTCGAAAGGAGTAATTCATAGGGACATAAAGCCTGAGAACCTACTGCTGGGATCAAAAGGAGAGCTAAAAATTGCTGACTTTGGATGGTCTGTGCATGCTCCATCCTCTAG GAGGTCAACTCTGTGTGGTACGCTTGACTACTTGCCACCGGAAATGATTGAGGGGAGAACACATGATGAAAAGGTAGACCTGTGGAGCCTTGGTGTCCTGTGCTATGAGTTTCTGGTTGGAAAGCCTCCTTTTGAGGCTGAGACATACCAGGAAACATACCGAGCTATTTCAAAG gtCAACTACAAGTTTCCTCCTTTCGTATCAGAAGGTGCGCGGGATCTGATTTCGAAGCTTCTGAAACATAATCCATTCCACAGATTGCCACTGGAAGAGGTGTTAAAACATCCATGGGTAAATGCCTCAAAATCTCCTAGGCATACAATAGCTGAAGACATTGgagctactactactaccaccagcACGACCACCAAAATGCAGTCGTAG